A portion of the Calothrix sp. 336/3 genome contains these proteins:
- a CDS encoding CRR6 family NdhI maturation factor — protein MSVTITLNPESIHSLDISPVTSIIEAVIQEGTALAQEQQLSFQIDYPLEAGDPRELSEVAEVRLWFVRLDARYPWLPFFLNWKEGELARYTAMLVPHQFTKKEGIQYNPEALEIFLMGKIFVLSAWLKQQDIPSQSRLQAMAQLLGYELDDGFFSLF, from the coding sequence GTCTGTCACCATCACTCTCAACCCCGAATCCATTCATTCTCTGGATATTTCCCCCGTCACCAGCATTATTGAAGCAGTAATACAAGAGGGTACAGCATTAGCCCAGGAACAACAATTAAGTTTTCAAATAGATTACCCTTTAGAAGCAGGTGATCCACGGGAATTATCGGAAGTTGCGGAAGTGCGCTTGTGGTTTGTACGTTTAGATGCGCGCTATCCTTGGTTGCCATTTTTCCTGAATTGGAAAGAGGGAGAATTAGCTCGTTACACAGCGATGCTCGTACCCCATCAATTTACGAAAAAAGAGGGAATTCAATACAATCCAGAAGCCTTAGAAATTTTTCTGATGGGGAAAATTTTTGTTTTGAGTGCATGGTTAAAACAACAAGATATCCCATCCCAATCTCGTTTACAAGCAATGGCTCAACTGCTAGGTTATGAGTTGGATGATGGCTTTTTTAGTTTGTTTTAA